A genomic stretch from Gorilla gorilla gorilla isolate KB3781 chromosome 20, NHGRI_mGorGor1-v2.1_pri, whole genome shotgun sequence includes:
- the DNAAF3 gene encoding dynein axonemal assembly factor 3 isoform X7 encodes MLPLLDSSKREGTLGSGCGVPRVHSAALSREEGASRDIWRLKVWARVMTTPAGSGRGFGSVSWWGLSPALDLQAESPPVDPDSQADTVHSTPELDVLLLGSVDGRHLLRTLSRAKLWPRRRFNFFVLENNLEAVARHMLIFSLALEEPEKMGLQERSETFLEVWGNALLRPPVAAFVRAQADLLAHLVPEPDRLEEQLPWLSLRALKFRERDALEAVFRFWAGGEKGPEAFPMSRLWDSRLRHYLGSRYDARRGVSDWDLRMKLHDRGAQVIHPQEFRRWRDTGVAFELRDSSAYHVPNRTLASGRLLSYRGERVAARGYWGDIATGPFVAFGIEADDESLLRTSNGQPVKTAGEITQHNVTELLREVATWGRARATGGDPEEQQHAEGSPEPGTPAAPTPESFTVHFLPLNSAQTLHHKSCYNGRFQLLYVACGTQTPVLPPLLPHCLGSQSPILPPDLELNLSLSSVLSAVWSIFSSLSLGPVWHPEGN; translated from the exons ATGCTTCCATTGCTTGATTCATCGAAAAGGGAAGGGACTCTGGGCAGCGGTTGTGGAGTGCCGCGGGTCCACAGTGCTGCACTGAGCAGAGAGGAAGGGGCGTCCCGGGATATTTGGAGGTTAAAGGTGTGGGCAAG GGTGATGACCACACCTGCCGGCTCCGGCAGGGGCTTCGGCTCCGTGTCCTGGTGGGGCCTGTCCCCGGCGCTGGACCTGCAGGCTGAAA GTCCTCCTGTGGACCCAGACTCCCAGGCTGATACAGTGCACAGCACCCCCGAGCTAGATGTGCTGCTTCTGGGCTCTGTGGATGGACGGCACCTGCTGCGGACCCTGTCCCGAGCGAAGCTCTGGCCTCGCAGGAGGTTCAAC TTCTTTGTGCTGGAGAATAATCTGGAAGCTGTGGCCCGACACATGCTGATCTTCAGCCTAGCCCTGGAGGAACCGGAGAAGATGGGGCTGCAAG AGCGGAGCGAGACCTTCCTGGAAGTGTGGGGGAACGCGCTGCTGCGCCCGCCAGTGGCCGCCTTCGTGCGTGCCCAGGCCGACCTGCTGGCGCACTTGGTCCCCGAGCCCGACCGCCTGGAGGAACAGCTGCCCTGGCTCAGCCTCCGCGCCCTCAAG TTCCGCGAGCGGGATGCCCTGGAGGCCGTGTTCCGCTTCTGGGCTGGCGGCGAGAAAGGGCCCGAGGCCTTCCCCATGAGCCGCCTCTGGGACTCGCGGCTGCGCCACTACCTGGGCTCCCGCTACGACGCCCGGCGCGGTGTCAGCGACTGGGACCTGCGCATGAAGCTGCATGACCGCGGG gcccaaGTCATTCACCCCCAGGAGTTCCGACGCTGGCGGGACACAGGCGTCGCCTTTGAACTCAGGGACTCCAGCGCCTATCATGTGCCCAACCGGACCCTGGCGTCCGGTCGCCTCCTGAGCTAC CGTGGGGAGCGCGTGGCAGCGCGCGGGTACTGGGGGGACATCGCCACGGGGCCCTTTGTGGCCTTCGGCATCGAAGCGGACGACGAGAGCCTCCTGCGGACCAGCAACGGCCAGCCAGTCAAG ACGGCCGGGGAGATCACTCAACACAACGTGACGGAGCTGCTCCGCGAGGTGGCCACCTGGGGGCGCGCGAGAGCCACCGGGGGGGACCCGGAGGAGCAGCAGCACGCGGAGGGAAGCCCGGAGCCAGGGACTCCAG CAGCCCCCACCCCGGAATCTTTCACCGTCCACTTCCTGCCGCTCAATTCTGCTCAGACTCTCCACCACAAGAGCTGCTACAACGGCCGATTCCAGCTCCTCTATGTGGCCTGTGG GACCCAGACTCCAGTTTTGCCGCCCCTCCTCCCTCATTGTCTGGGATCCCAGAGCCCCATCCTCCCTCCGGATTTGGAGCTGAATCTCAGCCTGTCCTCTGTCCTCTCTGCAGTATGGTCCATCTTCTCATCCCTGAGCTTGGGGCCTGTGTGGCACCCGGAGGGAAATTGA
- the DNAAF3 gene encoding dynein axonemal assembly factor 3 isoform X8 produces MLPLLDSSKREGTLGSGCGVPRVHSAALSREEGASRDIWRLKVWARVMTTPAGSGRGFGSVSWWGLSPALDLQAESPPVDPDSQADTVHSTPELDVLLLGSVDGRHLLRTLSRAKLWPRRRFNFFVLENNLEAVARHMLIFSLALEEPEKMGLQERSETFLEVWGNALLRPPVAAFVRAQADLLAHLVPEPDRLEEQLPWLSLRALKFRERDALEAVFRFWAGGEKGPEAFPMSRLWDSRLRHYLGSRYDARRGVSDWDLRMKLHDRGAQVIHPQEFRRWRDTGVAFELRDSSAYHVPNRTLASGRLLSYRGERVAARGYWGDIATGPFVAFGIEADDESLLRTSNGQPVKTAGEITQHNVTELLREVATWGRARATGGDPEEQQHAEGSPEPGTPAPTPESFTVHFLPLNSAQTLHHKSCYNGRFQLLYVACGTQTPVLPPLLPHCLGSQSPILPPDLELNLSLSSVLSAVWSIFSSLSLGPVWHPEGN; encoded by the exons ATGCTTCCATTGCTTGATTCATCGAAAAGGGAAGGGACTCTGGGCAGCGGTTGTGGAGTGCCGCGGGTCCACAGTGCTGCACTGAGCAGAGAGGAAGGGGCGTCCCGGGATATTTGGAGGTTAAAGGTGTGGGCAAG GGTGATGACCACACCTGCCGGCTCCGGCAGGGGCTTCGGCTCCGTGTCCTGGTGGGGCCTGTCCCCGGCGCTGGACCTGCAGGCTGAAA GTCCTCCTGTGGACCCAGACTCCCAGGCTGATACAGTGCACAGCACCCCCGAGCTAGATGTGCTGCTTCTGGGCTCTGTGGATGGACGGCACCTGCTGCGGACCCTGTCCCGAGCGAAGCTCTGGCCTCGCAGGAGGTTCAAC TTCTTTGTGCTGGAGAATAATCTGGAAGCTGTGGCCCGACACATGCTGATCTTCAGCCTAGCCCTGGAGGAACCGGAGAAGATGGGGCTGCAAG AGCGGAGCGAGACCTTCCTGGAAGTGTGGGGGAACGCGCTGCTGCGCCCGCCAGTGGCCGCCTTCGTGCGTGCCCAGGCCGACCTGCTGGCGCACTTGGTCCCCGAGCCCGACCGCCTGGAGGAACAGCTGCCCTGGCTCAGCCTCCGCGCCCTCAAG TTCCGCGAGCGGGATGCCCTGGAGGCCGTGTTCCGCTTCTGGGCTGGCGGCGAGAAAGGGCCCGAGGCCTTCCCCATGAGCCGCCTCTGGGACTCGCGGCTGCGCCACTACCTGGGCTCCCGCTACGACGCCCGGCGCGGTGTCAGCGACTGGGACCTGCGCATGAAGCTGCATGACCGCGGG gcccaaGTCATTCACCCCCAGGAGTTCCGACGCTGGCGGGACACAGGCGTCGCCTTTGAACTCAGGGACTCCAGCGCCTATCATGTGCCCAACCGGACCCTGGCGTCCGGTCGCCTCCTGAGCTAC CGTGGGGAGCGCGTGGCAGCGCGCGGGTACTGGGGGGACATCGCCACGGGGCCCTTTGTGGCCTTCGGCATCGAAGCGGACGACGAGAGCCTCCTGCGGACCAGCAACGGCCAGCCAGTCAAG ACGGCCGGGGAGATCACTCAACACAACGTGACGGAGCTGCTCCGCGAGGTGGCCACCTGGGGGCGCGCGAGAGCCACCGGGGGGGACCCGGAGGAGCAGCAGCACGCGGAGGGAAGCCCGGAGCCAGGGACTCCAG CCCCCACCCCGGAATCTTTCACCGTCCACTTCCTGCCGCTCAATTCTGCTCAGACTCTCCACCACAAGAGCTGCTACAACGGCCGATTCCAGCTCCTCTATGTGGCCTGTGG GACCCAGACTCCAGTTTTGCCGCCCCTCCTCCCTCATTGTCTGGGATCCCAGAGCCCCATCCTCCCTCCGGATTTGGAGCTGAATCTCAGCCTGTCCTCTGTCCTCTCTGCAGTATGGTCCATCTTCTCATCCCTGAGCTTGGGGCCTGTGTGGCACCCGGAGGGAAATTGA